In Carnobacterium sp. CP1, the following are encoded in one genomic region:
- a CDS encoding coiled-coil domain-containing protein, protein MIEEYQALQEEIKSLLKKEANSKIRFEENTIRYEAAKETFAKESEDVEKLQAESLSTFLKRLVGSYDKNIDKEIQEQLAAKMELDLSSALLLESREQLGTIQTAINQTTARIKQLKELLYRQDTNFREKISVEETKRTQLKQELKELDEALAAGEKVLDGIDFALDDLDSADSFSTWDMFTNSSLLFDMMKYDKIDKAEAKMNRLEQLLENYTQELKDLSLDTYLSYEKFSGMSKTFDIFFDNLFSDWDTKSKIGRNIDMLETLETAIEELQSKLENNKEDIQKRIEESETLF, encoded by the coding sequence ATGATTGAAGAGTATCAAGCTTTACAAGAAGAAATAAAATCACTGTTAAAAAAAGAGGCAAATTCAAAAATAAGATTTGAAGAAAATACTATACGGTATGAGGCAGCAAAAGAAACTTTTGCTAAAGAAAGTGAAGATGTTGAGAAATTACAAGCTGAATCTTTATCAACTTTCTTGAAACGCTTAGTGGGAAGTTACGATAAAAACATCGATAAAGAAATACAAGAACAACTTGCTGCTAAAATGGAATTAGATTTATCTTCAGCTCTATTGCTTGAATCTAGAGAACAATTAGGCACTATTCAAACAGCTATTAATCAAACTACTGCTCGAATCAAGCAATTAAAAGAACTTTTATACAGACAAGATACTAATTTCCGGGAAAAAATCAGTGTAGAAGAAACAAAACGTACTCAACTTAAACAAGAACTGAAAGAACTTGATGAAGCGTTAGCAGCTGGAGAAAAAGTATTAGACGGAATAGACTTCGCATTAGATGACTTAGATTCAGCCGATTCTTTTTCAACATGGGATATGTTTACAAACAGCAGTCTACTATTCGACATGATGAAATACGATAAAATTGATAAAGCAGAGGCTAAGATGAACCGATTAGAGCAACTCTTAGAAAATTATACCCAAGAATTAAAAGATCTTTCTTTAGATACTTACCTTAGTTACGAAAAGTTTAGCGGCATGAGTAAAACTTTTGATATTTTCTTTGATAATCTTTTCTCTGACTGGGATACAAAGTCAAAAATTGGACGTAATATTGACATGCTTGAAACACTCGAAACAGCTATTGAAGAACTACAAAGTAAACTTGAAAACAACAAAGAAGACATTCAAAAACGAATCGAAGAGTCAGAAACCTTGTTTTAG
- the thiE gene encoding thiamine phosphate synthase, with the protein MDCNRLNVYFIMGTVNCKKDPLKTLEEALQAGITCFQLREKGEGALIGAAYEEFARACQKMCQSYQVPFIVNDDVELALKLNADGIHVGQEDLALSTFREQAKGKIVGVSVHNSREMKQAILNGADYVGIGPIYRTKSKTDAKPPAGLPFLSAMRKQAGNFPIVGIGGITEENASAVRSSGADGVSVISVICHSKDIKQTVENLLLENIN; encoded by the coding sequence ATGGATTGTAATAGATTGAATGTTTATTTTATAATGGGCACTGTAAACTGCAAAAAAGACCCACTGAAAACGCTCGAAGAAGCCTTACAAGCGGGAATCACCTGTTTCCAATTACGTGAAAAAGGCGAAGGAGCTTTAATAGGCGCAGCTTATGAAGAGTTTGCCCGTGCTTGCCAAAAAATGTGCCAAAGTTACCAAGTGCCGTTTATCGTTAATGATGATGTGGAGCTCGCACTTAAGCTAAACGCTGATGGTATCCATGTCGGCCAAGAAGATCTAGCCCTTTCGACATTTCGTGAACAAGCAAAAGGAAAAATAGTGGGCGTTTCTGTACACAATTCTAGAGAAATGAAACAAGCTATACTTAACGGAGCAGATTACGTGGGAATTGGTCCGATATATAGAACAAAATCTAAAACAGATGCAAAACCTCCTGCTGGATTGCCTTTTTTAAGTGCGATGCGAAAACAGGCTGGCAATTTCCCAATTGTTGGCATAGGAGGAATTACAGAAGAAAATGCTAGTGCTGTTCGTTCTTCAGGAGCAGACGGCGTGTCGGTTATTTCAGTTATCTGCCACAGCAAAGATATTAAGCAAACGGTTGAGAATCTGCTTTTAGAAAATATAAATTGA
- a CDS encoding ABC transporter ATP-binding protein, translated as MFNTFKKYTWFFKLRWKSYTFGVSALIICAILQVLNPKIIGTIIDHFIGGTLSWKILLFWASLILIFSLVMYALRYGWRMALFGNSTLIESILRNRLFSFFTRMDSEFFHKYRTGDLMAHATNDLSAIRFVAADGVLTLTDALSLGGITLFSMFFFIDWKLTLIAILPFPILIVVSTYLGKMIHARYRGALQAFSSMNDHVQESVTGMKVLKTFGEEKEDLSAFKKETQHVVDENQRVYKLKAALNPSIEIVMGLTYVIALLVGGSYVQSGRISIGDLVAFISYIGMMQWPLLAVGGLINTLERGSAAYDRVEDLLDYAPSIVEQKNPYRRALDGDISFDVQSFAYPDDTEPTLTNIDFHLEKGKMLGLVGRTGSGKSTIYKLLLRDYDQYEGKISYGGIDIKEYALESLKKGIAIVPQENFLFSTTIRENIRFGNPALSQKEVETYAKLANIHEDILEFPEGYDTEVGERGVSLSGGQKQRIAIARALAVEPECLILDDSLSAVDAQTEEAILSSLKQERMHKTTIISAHRISSIMHADEIIVIEKGSISERGTHQELIGEEGWYNDMYQKQQLEKKLDREGE; from the coding sequence ATGTTTAATACGTTTAAAAAATATACCTGGTTTTTCAAATTGCGCTGGAAAAGTTATACTTTCGGTGTTTCTGCTTTAATTATCTGTGCCATTCTACAGGTTCTGAATCCAAAAATAATCGGTACGATTATTGACCATTTTATTGGAGGAACGTTAAGTTGGAAGATTCTGCTTTTTTGGGCTTCGCTGATTCTTATTTTTTCGCTGGTCATGTACGCATTGCGGTACGGATGGAGAATGGCTTTATTTGGCAACTCAACACTAATCGAGTCCATACTGCGTAATCGCTTGTTTTCTTTTTTTACTCGGATGGATTCAGAGTTTTTTCATAAATACCGTACAGGTGATTTGATGGCTCATGCTACCAATGACTTGTCAGCCATCCGATTTGTTGCAGCTGATGGTGTTTTAACTCTAACAGATGCTTTATCGTTGGGCGGCATTACCCTTTTTTCAATGTTCTTTTTCATTGATTGGAAACTAACGCTGATAGCGATTTTGCCATTCCCTATTTTAATCGTTGTTTCGACTTATTTAGGAAAAATGATTCACGCACGTTACCGTGGTGCGTTACAAGCTTTTTCTTCAATGAATGATCACGTCCAAGAAAGTGTGACAGGTATGAAAGTCCTGAAAACATTCGGAGAAGAAAAAGAAGATTTGTCTGCTTTTAAGAAAGAGACACAACATGTTGTAGATGAAAATCAGCGTGTCTACAAATTAAAAGCGGCACTAAACCCCAGTATAGAAATCGTTATGGGGTTAACGTATGTGATTGCTTTATTGGTTGGCGGGAGTTATGTCCAAAGCGGGCGTATTTCTATCGGAGATCTAGTCGCATTCATTAGTTATATCGGTATGATGCAATGGCCGCTGTTAGCTGTAGGCGGGCTGATCAATACACTGGAACGCGGAAGTGCAGCTTACGATAGAGTAGAAGATCTATTAGATTACGCTCCTTCTATTGTGGAGCAGAAAAATCCCTATCGTCGAGCTCTAGATGGCGATATCTCTTTTGATGTCCAATCGTTTGCTTATCCGGATGATACGGAACCTACGTTAACCAATATTGATTTTCATTTAGAAAAAGGAAAAATGCTGGGACTTGTTGGTAGAACAGGTTCTGGAAAAAGTACGATCTATAAACTGTTGCTGCGCGATTATGATCAGTACGAAGGAAAAATTTCATACGGTGGCATCGATATAAAAGAATATGCTTTAGAGTCGTTAAAAAAAGGGATCGCAATCGTTCCGCAAGAAAACTTTCTGTTTTCAACAACTATTCGAGAAAATATCCGATTTGGGAATCCAGCATTATCTCAAAAAGAAGTTGAAACATATGCAAAATTAGCCAACATTCATGAAGACATCCTGGAATTTCCTGAAGGATACGATACGGAAGTTGGGGAACGAGGCGTTTCGCTATCGGGCGGGCAAAAACAACGGATCGCGATTGCTCGTGCTTTAGCGGTAGAACCAGAATGCCTGATTCTCGATGATTCTCTATCAGCCGTAGACGCTCAGACAGAAGAAGCTATTTTAAGTTCTTTAAAACAAGAGCGAATGCACAAAACAACGATTATTTCTGCTCATCGTATCAGTTCAATTATGCATGCAGATGAAATCATTGTGATCGAAAAAGGAAGCATTAGCGAACGCGGCACGCATCAAGAATTAATAGGAGAAGAAGGCTGGTATAACGATATGTATCAAAAACAACAACTTGAGAAAAAATTAGATAGGGAGGGAGAATAG
- the thiD gene encoding bifunctional hydroxymethylpyrimidine kinase/phosphomethylpyrimidine kinase, whose amino-acid sequence MIALTIAGSDSGGGAGIQADIKTFQELGVFGTTVVTALTAQNTLGVHGIFEVTPSFVQQQLQNVLDDFSVQAMKTGMLFSAEIIEVVAGIVHQQKIPLVVDPVMIAKGGASLLQDAAVTALIEKLLPNTTICTPNIPEAEILTGIRIKDSKDIERAAERILQMGVQCVVIKGGHLDEDQATDRVYTHQKSFTITTPRVQTKDTHGTGCTFSAALTANIAKGLPLQESIIEAKRFIHLAISTPLHIGNGHGPTNHFAYKREQGVCEVEVNGL is encoded by the coding sequence ATGATTGCATTAACGATTGCGGGATCAGATTCAGGCGGCGGCGCTGGGATCCAAGCGGATATAAAAACTTTTCAAGAACTTGGTGTCTTTGGAACGACAGTAGTAACAGCTTTAACTGCCCAAAATACGCTCGGTGTACATGGCATTTTTGAAGTAACGCCTAGCTTTGTACAGCAACAACTGCAAAACGTACTAGATGATTTTTCTGTACAAGCAATGAAAACAGGTATGTTGTTTTCGGCTGAGATTATTGAAGTTGTAGCTGGAATTGTACATCAACAAAAAATTCCATTGGTCGTCGATCCCGTCATGATTGCAAAAGGCGGGGCAAGTCTATTGCAAGATGCAGCAGTAACGGCATTAATCGAAAAACTTTTACCGAATACAACCATTTGCACACCAAACATTCCAGAAGCAGAAATACTAACCGGTATACGCATCAAAGATTCTAAAGATATTGAAAGAGCTGCAGAGCGAATCCTGCAAATGGGGGTTCAATGCGTGGTCATAAAAGGCGGGCATTTAGATGAAGATCAGGCGACGGACAGAGTGTATACTCACCAGAAATCTTTTACGATAACGACTCCTCGTGTCCAAACAAAAGATACACATGGGACAGGTTGTACGTTCTCGGCAGCTCTTACAGCAAATATAGCAAAAGGGCTACCGCTGCAGGAATCGATTATTGAAGCGAAAAGATTTATTCACTTAGCTATTTCTACGCCTCTTCATATTGGGAATGGTCATGGACCAACGAATCATTTTGCTTATAAACGCGAGCAAGGAGTCTGCGAGGTAGAAGTGAATGGATTGTAA
- a CDS encoding ABC transporter ATP-binding protein — translation MAAQKQTTFSNKESWHILLSLLRFAKPYKFLFMFSFVFLALSAAIAAYLPIIIQRYIDTYLAKGSATMEITVRVVIFYGVLTIFKAGFSYIKDFLFNTASERTVGNIRNQLYEKVGLLGMRYFDQTPAGTVVSRVTNDTETIKEFWTVFLNISNGLFNVISITIAMFALNWRMALVFLLFTPIIVWIAGIYRKKSTLVYSRMRGVLSQLNAKLSESISGMSIVQKYHQEERLIGEFDDINQEYVAARRSMYSMNALLLAPAINVIESVALVAVLIIFGYQDWSQNTVDIGLVYAFTAYSRSFFQPISQMMNSLSSLQDGIVSGHRVQELLQSEELAPQSNSEGNSLVTEGHIRVSNLNFSYDGKKQVLRNINFEVNPGETVALVGQTGSGKSSIINVLMRFYDYHEGEITIDGHSLKDMPIEGLRTKMGLVLQDSFLFYGTIADNIRMYNENYTEAEIEQAAEFVYADDFILEMENGYASKVIERGASLSAGEKQLISFARTILRSPRILILDEATANIDTETEEKIQKGLANMRKGRTSLIIAHRLSTIKDANKILVLDNGEIVEQGTHDELIDQKGTYYDMYQLQTYQEKTGELETYEQ, via the coding sequence GTGGCTGCACAAAAACAAACAACTTTTTCGAATAAAGAATCTTGGCATATTTTACTTAGTCTATTACGTTTTGCCAAACCTTATAAATTCCTTTTTATGTTTTCTTTTGTATTTCTGGCATTAAGTGCAGCGATCGCTGCATATTTACCTATCATTATTCAGCGTTATATTGATACTTATTTAGCAAAAGGATCAGCAACTATGGAGATTACAGTACGTGTAGTCATCTTTTATGGTGTGTTAACCATCTTTAAAGCCGGATTTTCTTATATAAAAGATTTTCTCTTTAATACGGCTTCAGAAAGAACAGTAGGGAATATTCGAAATCAATTGTATGAAAAGGTAGGATTGCTTGGGATGCGGTACTTTGATCAAACTCCTGCTGGTACAGTTGTTTCTAGAGTGACAAATGATACGGAGACGATTAAAGAATTTTGGACAGTCTTTTTAAATATTTCTAATGGATTATTTAACGTTATTTCAATTACGATTGCAATGTTTGCGTTAAATTGGCGGATGGCATTGGTATTTCTTCTGTTCACACCGATCATTGTTTGGATTGCAGGAATTTACCGAAAGAAAAGTACTCTTGTTTACAGTCGCATGCGAGGAGTATTGAGTCAATTGAACGCCAAATTGAGTGAATCCATTAGTGGAATGAGCATTGTTCAGAAATACCACCAAGAGGAGCGCTTGATAGGCGAGTTTGACGATATCAATCAAGAATATGTAGCGGCTCGTCGTTCAATGTACAGTATGAATGCATTATTATTAGCACCAGCCATCAATGTGATCGAATCAGTCGCACTAGTAGCCGTGCTGATCATTTTTGGGTATCAAGATTGGAGTCAGAATACAGTGGATATCGGTCTGGTATATGCTTTTACAGCGTATTCTCGCTCTTTCTTTCAACCGATCAGTCAAATGATGAATAGCTTGAGTTCTTTACAAGATGGAATTGTTTCTGGGCACCGAGTCCAAGAACTGCTGCAAAGCGAAGAACTTGCGCCGCAATCCAATTCAGAGGGAAATAGTCTAGTCACAGAAGGCCACATTCGCGTAAGCAATCTCAATTTTTCGTACGATGGCAAAAAGCAAGTATTGCGTAATATTAACTTTGAAGTCAATCCAGGTGAAACGGTGGCTTTAGTCGGCCAAACTGGATCAGGGAAAAGTTCCATTATCAATGTACTGATGCGTTTCTATGACTATCACGAAGGAGAAATCACTATTGACGGTCATTCTTTGAAAGATATGCCGATAGAAGGACTTCGGACTAAAATGGGACTAGTGTTACAGGATAGTTTCTTGTTCTATGGAACTATCGCGGACAATATCCGCATGTACAATGAGAACTATACCGAAGCAGAGATTGAGCAAGCTGCTGAGTTTGTCTATGCAGATGATTTTATCTTAGAAATGGAAAATGGGTATGCATCAAAAGTAATCGAACGAGGAGCAAGTTTATCTGCAGGAGAAAAGCAATTGATCAGTTTTGCTAGAACGATTCTGCGCTCGCCGCGTATTCTAATTCTCGATGAAGCAACTGCCAATATAGACACAGAAACGGAAGAAAAGATTCAAAAAGGGCTAGCCAACATGCGTAAAGGCCGAACTTCTTTAATCATCGCTCACCGATTATCTACTATTAAAGACGCAAATAAAATTTTAGTTTTAGATAATGGTGAAATTGTTGAGCAAGGAACTCATGATGAATTGATTGATCAAAAAGGTACGTATTACGATATGTATCAATTACAAACATATCAAGAAAAAACGGGTGAATTGGAAACCTATGAACAGTAA
- a CDS encoding ArsR/SmtB family transcription factor, which translates to MDYEAYAKVMKALSDPKRVKIVDLLSGGELCACDILEHFDFTQPTLSHHMKALLNADLITVKKTGTWHYYSLNDDKMKQLVTDTIHLASGNTGVFVEK; encoded by the coding sequence ATGGACTATGAAGCTTATGCTAAGGTAATGAAAGCTTTATCCGATCCTAAACGTGTGAAAATAGTAGATCTGCTTTCTGGTGGCGAATTGTGTGCTTGCGATATCTTGGAGCATTTTGACTTTACCCAACCCACTTTATCCCATCATATGAAGGCTCTTCTAAATGCAGATTTAATAACGGTAAAAAAGACTGGAACATGGCATTATTATTCATTGAACGATGATAAGATGAAACAGTTAGTAACCGATACGATTCATTTAGCTTCTGGCAATACAGGTGTATTTGTGGAGAAGTAG
- a CDS encoding FAD-dependent oxidoreductase: protein MKIIVIGSVAAGTSLAAKARRNTEDAEIVVYDQGKDISYSVCGIPYQLGGEVENIDELTPRDAAWFKKRYEIDIFTEHKVSKINHEKKTLEVQDLISGKTKEDYYDILVLATGAAPLTPSPFDQKQYDNVFQIRNIQDARDIETFSAMNQPKKALVIGAGFIGLEMTEQLVRKGLEVTVVQLEDQVMPPMDPDMTFRVEEHMREKGVNLILSDTVKTIDGETSVEKVTTTKGVTIEPDIVILSAGIRPNTELAKEIGVEIGESRAIAVNKNMQTNLPDVYAVGDVAESFSVITGKPIYRPLGSTANKMGRIAGDVITGGNLEHRGVLGTGIFRIFDLHVGQTGLTEKEAKAEGYEVEVLYNIKPDHAEYLGGKELIIKALADKKTSRILGAQVIGRGGVDKRIDVMATAITFKAKAEDLFHLDLAYAPPFATTKDPVLYTGMALDNALNRNPLMTPADLVHRQNSGELLQIVDTRSKKDFEKAHVKGAVHIPLAELRERSQELDKSLVTITYCNKGVTGNAAQNVLLNHGFEKVYNLSGGNKNYQSYLKMMRLKNKH from the coding sequence ATGAAAATTATTGTCATTGGATCAGTTGCTGCTGGAACATCTTTAGCTGCTAAAGCGAGAAGAAATACTGAGGATGCTGAGATCGTCGTTTATGATCAAGGTAAAGACATCTCATATTCTGTATGCGGCATCCCTTATCAACTTGGTGGAGAGGTAGAAAATATCGATGAATTAACCCCACGTGATGCAGCATGGTTCAAAAAAAGATATGAAATAGACATCTTTACGGAACATAAAGTATCTAAAATAAACCATGAAAAGAAAACGCTCGAAGTACAAGATTTAATTTCTGGAAAAACCAAAGAAGACTACTATGATATCTTAGTTCTGGCAACAGGTGCTGCACCATTAACACCGTCTCCATTTGATCAAAAACAGTATGATAATGTCTTCCAAATTCGCAACATTCAAGATGCACGAGATATTGAAACTTTTTCAGCCATGAACCAACCTAAAAAAGCTTTAGTTATCGGTGCTGGGTTTATTGGTTTGGAGATGACGGAACAATTAGTCCGCAAAGGATTAGAGGTAACGGTCGTCCAACTAGAAGATCAAGTGATGCCGCCTATGGATCCGGACATGACATTCCGAGTGGAAGAGCATATGCGTGAAAAAGGAGTCAATCTTATCCTAAGCGATACTGTAAAAACGATTGATGGGGAAACCTCAGTAGAAAAGGTAACAACTACAAAAGGGGTTACGATTGAACCAGATATTGTTATCCTATCTGCAGGGATACGCCCAAATACTGAATTAGCGAAGGAAATTGGCGTGGAAATTGGAGAGTCAAGAGCGATTGCTGTGAACAAAAACATGCAAACCAATCTTCCGGATGTTTATGCCGTTGGAGATGTTGCTGAAAGTTTTTCTGTTATTACAGGCAAACCTATCTACCGCCCACTAGGCTCAACGGCCAATAAAATGGGCCGGATCGCGGGAGATGTGATAACTGGCGGAAACTTAGAACACCGTGGCGTGTTAGGGACGGGAATTTTTAGGATCTTTGATTTGCATGTTGGGCAAACAGGTTTGACTGAAAAAGAGGCCAAAGCAGAAGGATATGAAGTTGAAGTTCTCTACAACATTAAACCGGACCATGCTGAGTACCTTGGTGGAAAAGAGTTGATTATTAAAGCTTTAGCTGACAAAAAAACGAGCCGTATTCTAGGAGCACAAGTTATTGGACGAGGCGGGGTAGATAAACGGATCGATGTGATGGCAACAGCCATTACGTTTAAAGCCAAAGCGGAAGATTTGTTCCATCTTGATTTGGCTTATGCGCCGCCATTTGCCACAACTAAAGATCCTGTTCTTTACACTGGAATGGCGTTAGATAATGCTTTAAACCGTAACCCATTAATGACGCCAGCTGATTTAGTGCACCGTCAAAACAGTGGTGAACTGCTGCAAATTGTTGATACTCGTTCAAAAAAAGACTTTGAAAAAGCTCATGTTAAAGGAGCTGTTCATATCCCGCTTGCTGAATTAAGAGAAAGAAGCCAAGAGTTGGATAAATCTCTTGTGACTATCACTTATTGTAATAAAGGCGTTACAGGCAATGCTGCTCAAAACGTGTTGCTGAACCATGGATTTGAAAAAGTTTACAATTTATCTGGGGGAAATAAAAACTATCAAAGTTATCTGAAAATGATGCGTCTAAAAAATAAACACTAA
- a CDS encoding uracil-xanthine permease family protein: METTQTILTVGTEEPISWKQSFLLGLQHLLAMDVYVVPFIVALTVGFSASQSAILIQSTFIAAGIATIIQSGLLMKMPVAQGASFIPIGAIAGITLANGGGMEGWGAAMGASFLGAIVVTILGFTGLFHKFIDSFVPSAVGGTIIFCVGLSLMPAAVNDNIYNSAVGSIGQNIFLALITGAIMIGCSILGNHSSKSGRIFRIASVITALFAGSILAGFMGMLDLTSVAEAKWFSMPQFIFKDFTFSFDFSAIVTMLIIYIVLIAETTGTWLAVSNVTNTPLNKDSINRGVIGEGLGCMTAALFGTTPVTGYSSNAGIISITGIASRRVFLAAGGLFIVFGLSGKLSALISSVPSAVIGGVFALVCGVIAMSGFQVLKQEQIGQKETYVVSIPILLVVALTFLPTDYLDTLPTMIQYLFGSPIAIAALTAIILNKVLPQN, translated from the coding sequence ATGGAAACTACTCAAACGATTTTAACAGTGGGCACAGAAGAGCCCATATCTTGGAAACAAAGTTTTTTACTTGGGTTGCAGCACTTGCTGGCGATGGATGTCTATGTTGTTCCATTCATCGTTGCTTTGACTGTTGGCTTCTCTGCTAGTCAGTCAGCTATCTTGATTCAATCGACTTTCATTGCTGCTGGCATCGCTACTATCATCCAATCTGGTTTGCTGATGAAAATGCCGGTTGCACAAGGCGCTTCTTTTATTCCCATTGGCGCTATTGCCGGAATTACGTTGGCCAATGGCGGTGGCATGGAGGGCTGGGGTGCAGCAATGGGCGCGAGTTTTTTAGGTGCGATCGTGGTAACGATCCTAGGTTTCACAGGCTTGTTTCATAAATTTATTGATTCCTTTGTTCCATCTGCGGTAGGTGGTACCATTATTTTTTGTGTCGGCCTGTCCTTGATGCCTGCTGCTGTGAATGACAATATTTACAACAGTGCTGTTGGATCAATCGGGCAAAATATTTTCTTGGCACTTATAACTGGAGCCATTATGATCGGCTGCTCTATTTTAGGAAACCACTCATCTAAAAGCGGCCGTATTTTCCGCATTGCTTCTGTTATTACTGCCCTGTTTGCCGGCAGTATTCTGGCTGGATTTATGGGGATGCTAGACTTAACTTCAGTGGCAGAGGCAAAATGGTTTTCTATGCCGCAATTCATCTTCAAAGATTTCACGTTTTCTTTTGATTTCTCCGCGATCGTGACCATGCTGATCATTTATATCGTCTTAATTGCTGAAACAACTGGCACTTGGCTGGCCGTCAGCAATGTTACAAACACCCCTCTTAATAAAGATTCCATCAACCGCGGGGTTATCGGCGAAGGATTGGGTTGCATGACGGCTGCTCTTTTCGGCACCACACCTGTAACAGGTTATTCTTCCAATGCTGGTATCATTTCTATTACGGGTATTGCTAGCCGGCGAGTCTTTTTAGCTGCTGGCGGATTATTTATTGTTTTTGGCTTATCGGGCAAATTATCCGCTTTGATTTCCTCTGTTCCTTCTGCTGTTATTGGCGGTGTATTTGCACTCGTATGCGGAGTCATTGCGATGAGCGGCTTTCAAGTCCTAAAACAAGAACAAATTGGACAAAAAGAAACCTATGTTGTCTCTATTCCAATTCTATTGGTAGTGGCCTTGACGTTTCTGCCAACTGATTACTTAGATACCTTGCCTACCATGATTCAATACCTTTTTGGCTCTCCAATAGCAATAGCCGCTTTAACCGCTATTATCTTGAACAAAGTCTTGCCTCAAAATTAA
- the guaD gene encoding guanine deaminase codes for MVKVLKGTGFSSISAHKIEILEHYLYCLDNKGMIAKRLAPSNSLYQSTLQEAKKEGKLIELSEGQYLLPGFIDLHIHAPQWAQSGTALDIPLHQWLNTYTFPLESKFEDTAFAEKVYSHLVDTLLANGTTTGLYFATVHEEASYKLAEICAKKGQRGLVGKVVMDDPEQNPDYYRDQDTQTALADTERFIQRVKTLHSETTQGVYPVVTPRFVPSCTDTALAGLGQLAETYDVHVTSHCSESDWEHGYVKNRFGKNDAQVLNDFGLLREKSVMAHCNFLSEADALTFEEKGTAIAHCPVSNAYFANSVIPIKQFHDLGVEVGLGTDLSGGYDPSIYSAIRQAVISSRMLEDGVDTKKDPKERGMKNSRITAKEAFYFATAGGGESVSLPIGRLAENYAFDAQVIDTTVPQASMPIFEKIEPLDDIFQKLLYLTKRENIVSVWVQGKQISK; via the coding sequence ATTGTTAAGGTTTTAAAAGGGACAGGTTTTTCTAGCATTTCTGCTCATAAGATTGAAATATTAGAACACTATCTCTACTGCCTAGATAATAAAGGAATGATCGCAAAACGTTTGGCTCCGTCGAACTCGTTATATCAATCGACTCTTCAAGAAGCAAAAAAAGAAGGTAAGTTAATTGAATTATCTGAAGGCCAATACCTCTTACCAGGATTTATCGATTTACATATTCATGCTCCTCAATGGGCACAAAGCGGAACAGCACTAGATATTCCTTTGCACCAATGGTTAAATACATATACTTTTCCACTAGAATCAAAATTTGAAGACACCGCCTTTGCTGAAAAAGTCTATTCTCACTTGGTGGATACTTTGCTGGCAAATGGAACAACAACTGGACTTTATTTCGCGACAGTTCATGAAGAAGCTAGCTATAAATTAGCTGAGATCTGCGCAAAAAAAGGTCAGCGCGGATTGGTTGGCAAAGTCGTAATGGATGATCCTGAACAAAATCCTGACTATTATCGTGATCAAGACACACAAACTGCACTGGCAGATACAGAACGTTTCATTCAACGTGTCAAAACTTTGCATTCTGAAACAACACAAGGTGTTTACCCCGTTGTCACTCCTCGATTTGTGCCAAGCTGTACCGATACCGCTTTAGCAGGTTTAGGGCAATTGGCGGAGACTTATGATGTGCATGTGACCAGTCATTGTAGCGAAAGCGATTGGGAACATGGTTACGTCAAGAATCGATTTGGTAAAAATGATGCCCAAGTCCTGAATGACTTTGGTTTATTAAGAGAAAAGTCCGTTATGGCTCATTGCAATTTTTTAAGCGAGGCGGATGCTCTGACATTTGAAGAGAAAGGCACAGCTATTGCCCATTGCCCCGTCTCTAACGCTTATTTTGCGAACAGCGTAATTCCCATCAAACAGTTTCACGATCTTGGGGTTGAAGTCGGATTGGGAACAGACCTTTCTGGAGGATACGACCCAAGTATCTACTCTGCAATACGCCAAGCAGTTATATCCTCTCGCATGCTTGAAGATGGTGTGGACACGAAGAAGGACCCTAAAGAACGTGGAATGAAAAACTCTCGTATCACAGCTAAAGAAGCCTTTTATTTCGCAACAGCTGGTGGCGGAGAAAGTGTCAGCCTGCCAATCGGACGACTTGCAGAAAATTACGCTTTTGATGCCCAAGTGATCGACACGACTGTTCCTCAAGCTTCAATGCCGATTTTCGAAAAAATAGAACCCTTAGATGATATTTTCCAAAAGCTGCTTTACTTAACAAAGCGTGAAAATATCGTCTCTGTATGGGTTCAAGGAAAACAAATCAGCAAATAA